Proteins found in one Anabas testudineus chromosome 1, fAnaTes1.2, whole genome shotgun sequence genomic segment:
- the lpar2b gene encoding lysophosphatidic acid receptor 2b isoform X2 gives MATGKGNCYCNYSVKYFYEASGKNISEQWSARDYVIVTMGLTVCFIVIFSNVLVIMAILKNRRFHYPIYYLLGNLALADLFAGLSYLHLMFHTGPWTIKLSREQWFVRQGLIDTSLTASVLNLLAVAVERHQTIFNMQLHSNMSTRRVFIIILFIWVVAVIMGLIPTMGWSCLCDLQSCSTMAPLYSRSYLVFWAVLNLLTFSIMVAVYTRIFIYVKRKSKQMSQHTTQMRHRETVFNLMKTVSMILGCFVICWTPGLVLLLLDGVGCKKCMVLLYEKYFLVLAECNSFFNPIIYSFRDNDMRRTFKQILCYPCKRGSEQKGNSGVQFSTLEHEVQSESNGDSNRDKTQNNHTL, from the exons ATGGCGACTGGCAAAGGGAATTGCTACTGCAACTATAGTGTCAAGTATTTTTATGAGGCAAGTGGCAAGAACATCAGCGAACAGTGGAGCGCGCGGGACTATGTGATCGTCACCATGGGCTTGACGGTCTGCTTCATTGTCATCTTTTCCAACGTTTTGGTCATAATGGCCATTTTAAAAAATAGACGTTTTCACTACCCCATCTACTACCTGCTTGGAAATCTGGCTCTGGCAGACCTCTTTGCAG GTCTCTCCTACCTCCACTTGATGTTTCATACTGGTCCGTGGACCATTAAGCTGTCTAGGGAGCAGTGGTTTGTGCGGCAGGGGTTGATTGATACCAGCCTGACGGCCTCGGTGCTCAACCTCCTGGCTGTGGCCGTTGAACGTCACCAAACCATCTTTAACATGCAGCTGCACAGTAACATGAGCACCCGGCGTGTTTTCATCATCATATTGTTCATCTGGGTGGTAGCAGTGATCATGGGCCTAATTCCCACCATGGGCTGGAGCTGCCTGTGTGACCTGCAGAGCTGCTCCACCATGGCGCCGCTGTACAGCCGCAGCTACCTGGTGTTCTGGGCTGTCCTCAATCTGCTGACCTTCTCCATTATGGTGGCTGTCTACACCCGCATCTTCATCTATGTGAAGCGCAAGAGCAAGCAGATGTCGCAGCACACCACCcagatgagacacagagagactgtGTTCAACCTGATGAAGACTGTCTCCATGATCCTGG GCTGTTTTGTGATCTGCTGGACGCCTGGCCTGGTCTTGCTGCTGCTCGACGGTGTGGGCTGTAAAAAGTGTATGGTGCTGCTCTACGAGAAGTACTTCCTGGTGCTGGCCGAGTGCAACTCCTTCTTCAACCCGATCATCTACTCGTTCAGGGACAATGACATGAGGAGGACCTTCAAGCAGATCCTGTGCTACCCATGCAAGAGGGGCAGCGAGCAAAAGGGCAATTCTGGAGTTCAGTTTAGCACCCTGGAACACGAGGTACAGTCTGAGAGCAACGGAGACAGCAACcgtgataaaacacaaaacaaccacacttTATAA
- the lpar2b gene encoding lysophosphatidic acid receptor 2b isoform X1, with translation MATGKGNCYCNYSVKYFYEASGKNISEQWSARDYVIVTMGLTVCFIVIFSNVLVIMAILKNRRFHYPIYYLLGNLALADLFAGLSYLHLMFHTGPWTIKLSREQWFVRQGLIDTSLTASVLNLLAVAVERHQTIFNMQLHSNMSTRRVFIIILFIWVVAVIMGLIPTMGWSCLCDLQSCSTMAPLYSRSYLVFWAVLNLLTFSIMVAVYTRIFIYVKRKSKQMSQHTTQMRHRETVFNLMKTVSMILGCFVICWTPGLVLLLLDGVGCKKCMVLLYEKYFLVLAECNSFFNPIIYSFRDNDMRRTFKQILCYPCKRGSEQKGNSGVQFSTLEHENCKSRTGALTEKSNGTLLIRGGPEHMPALT, from the exons ATGGCGACTGGCAAAGGGAATTGCTACTGCAACTATAGTGTCAAGTATTTTTATGAGGCAAGTGGCAAGAACATCAGCGAACAGTGGAGCGCGCGGGACTATGTGATCGTCACCATGGGCTTGACGGTCTGCTTCATTGTCATCTTTTCCAACGTTTTGGTCATAATGGCCATTTTAAAAAATAGACGTTTTCACTACCCCATCTACTACCTGCTTGGAAATCTGGCTCTGGCAGACCTCTTTGCAG GTCTCTCCTACCTCCACTTGATGTTTCATACTGGTCCGTGGACCATTAAGCTGTCTAGGGAGCAGTGGTTTGTGCGGCAGGGGTTGATTGATACCAGCCTGACGGCCTCGGTGCTCAACCTCCTGGCTGTGGCCGTTGAACGTCACCAAACCATCTTTAACATGCAGCTGCACAGTAACATGAGCACCCGGCGTGTTTTCATCATCATATTGTTCATCTGGGTGGTAGCAGTGATCATGGGCCTAATTCCCACCATGGGCTGGAGCTGCCTGTGTGACCTGCAGAGCTGCTCCACCATGGCGCCGCTGTACAGCCGCAGCTACCTGGTGTTCTGGGCTGTCCTCAATCTGCTGACCTTCTCCATTATGGTGGCTGTCTACACCCGCATCTTCATCTATGTGAAGCGCAAGAGCAAGCAGATGTCGCAGCACACCACCcagatgagacacagagagactgtGTTCAACCTGATGAAGACTGTCTCCATGATCCTGG GCTGTTTTGTGATCTGCTGGACGCCTGGCCTGGTCTTGCTGCTGCTCGACGGTGTGGGCTGTAAAAAGTGTATGGTGCTGCTCTACGAGAAGTACTTCCTGGTGCTGGCCGAGTGCAACTCCTTCTTCAACCCGATCATCTACTCGTTCAGGGACAATGACATGAGGAGGACCTTCAAGCAGATCCTGTGCTACCCATGCAAGAGGGGCAGCGAGCAAAAGGGCAATTCTGGAGTTCAGTTTAGCACCCTGGAACACGAG